In a genomic window of bacterium:
- a CDS encoding MFS transporter, whose protein sequence is MRPAPGRSTKLFYGLGAVAFGVKDNGFSFFLLLYYNQVLGLPEAWVGLALMLALVADALSDPVVGHWSDHLHSRWGRRHPFMYASALPIAVSYVLLWNPPPGLSHEGLFVWLLVLAIVVRTCLTFYEVPSTALAAELTQRYDERTQVLGLRFFFGWWGGLTMAIVAYAVYLQPDAQHPIGQLNPDGYRGYGVVAAIVMLAAILLSSIGTHGYIPHLKSPPPARALGLRGWLAELRESLHNRNFLVLFGANVFAAMAGGLSAALNIYFNTYFWRLTSDQITVLALGNFVSAAIALALAPRVSSRFGKKPAAIRISLAAIVVGPLPIALRLFGLLPPDPSALLLLLLLLFNTIIVTLIIMSSIVTASMIADIVEESELSTGRRSEGLFFAANTFVQKTVSGIGIFVSTLLLRAIGFPADAKPDAVDPVIVERLGIIFAPTLVVLYGCALAFLSRYRISRAGHEENLRRLAARGS, encoded by the coding sequence ATGCGCCCCGCCCCCGGTCGGTCCACCAAGCTGTTCTATGGCCTCGGCGCCGTCGCCTTCGGGGTCAAGGACAACGGGTTCTCGTTCTTCCTGCTGCTCTACTACAACCAGGTGCTCGGGTTGCCCGAGGCCTGGGTCGGCCTCGCCCTCATGCTGGCGCTGGTGGCCGACGCGCTGAGCGACCCCGTGGTCGGCCACTGGTCCGACCACCTGCACTCGCGCTGGGGCCGCCGCCACCCGTTCATGTACGCCTCCGCGCTGCCGATCGCGGTGTCCTACGTGCTCCTGTGGAACCCGCCGCCGGGGCTGTCGCACGAGGGGCTGTTCGTCTGGCTGCTGGTGCTCGCGATCGTCGTGCGCACCTGCCTCACGTTCTACGAGGTGCCGAGCACGGCGCTCGCGGCCGAGCTGACGCAGCGCTACGACGAGCGCACGCAGGTCCTCGGCCTGCGGTTCTTCTTCGGCTGGTGGGGCGGCCTCACGATGGCGATCGTCGCCTACGCCGTCTACCTGCAGCCCGACGCGCAGCATCCCATCGGCCAGCTCAACCCCGACGGCTATCGCGGGTACGGCGTGGTCGCGGCGATCGTCATGCTGGCCGCGATCCTCCTCTCGTCCATCGGCACCCACGGGTACATCCCGCACCTGAAGTCGCCGCCGCCGGCGCGCGCGCTCGGGCTGCGCGGGTGGCTCGCGGAGCTGCGCGAGTCGCTGCACAACCGCAACTTCCTCGTCCTCTTCGGGGCGAACGTGTTCGCCGCGATGGCGGGCGGGCTCAGCGCCGCCCTCAACATCTACTTCAACACCTATTTCTGGCGCCTGACCTCGGACCAGATCACGGTGCTGGCGCTGGGCAACTTCGTCTCGGCGGCGATCGCGCTGGCGCTGGCGCCGCGCGTGTCGTCGCGGTTCGGCAAGAAGCCCGCGGCGATCCGCATCTCGCTCGCCGCGATCGTGGTGGGGCCGCTGCCGATCGCGCTCCGCCTCTTCGGGCTGCTGCCGCCCGATCCGTCGGCGCTGCTGCTCCTCCTGCTGCTCCTGTTCAACACGATCATCGTCACCTTGATCATCATGTCGAGCATCGTGACGGCGTCGATGATCGCGGACATCGTCGAGGAGAGCGAGCTCTCCACCGGACGCCGCTCCGAGGGCCTCTTCTTCGCGGCCAACACGTTCGTGCAGAAGACGGTGTCGGGCATCGGCATCTTCGTTTCGACGCTCCTGCTGCGCGCGATCGGCTTCCCGGCCGACGCCAAGCCGGATGCGGTCGATCCCGTGATCGTCGAGCGGCTCGGGATCATCTTCGCCCCCACCCTGGTCGTGCTCTACGGGTGCGCGCTCGCGTTCCTCTCCCGCTACCGGATCAGCCGGGCGGGGCACGAGGAGAACCTGCGGCGCCTCGCCGCCCGCGGCTCCTAA